The proteins below are encoded in one region of Bacillus vallismortis:
- a CDS encoding protein kinase domain-containing protein, whose translation MMNDALTSLACSLKPGTAIKGKWNGNSYTLRKQLGKGANGIVYLAEASDGHVALKVSDDSLSITSEVNVLKSFSKAQSVTMGPSFFDTDDAYIPSANTKVSFYAMEYIKGPLLLNYVSDKGAEWIPVLIIQLLSSLSVLHQQGWIFGDLKPDNLIVTGPPARIRCIDVGGTTKAGRAIKEYTEFYDRGYWGYGTRKAEPSYDLFAVAMIMVNSVHKKEFKKSNQPKEQLRSLIEGHPLLKKYKKVLISALNGAYQSADEMKKDMLDTGQRTVQGKQAAKAPAQPAIRQRQQKTRQGKVTKTRYTPKQKAAKSGGLFETTLIVISVLALYFAYIIFFLI comes from the coding sequence ATGATGAACGACGCTTTAACGAGTTTGGCATGTAGCCTCAAGCCGGGTACGGCAATCAAAGGCAAGTGGAACGGAAACTCTTATACGCTGCGTAAACAGCTTGGAAAAGGGGCCAATGGAATTGTGTATTTGGCAGAAGCATCAGATGGACATGTTGCCTTAAAGGTGAGTGATGACAGCTTGTCTATTACTTCTGAAGTGAATGTCTTGAAATCTTTCTCAAAGGCCCAGTCCGTTACAATGGGGCCTTCTTTTTTTGATACAGATGATGCCTATATCCCCAGTGCAAATACGAAGGTTTCATTTTATGCAATGGAATACATAAAAGGCCCGCTGCTTTTGAATTATGTCAGTGATAAAGGAGCAGAATGGATACCGGTATTGATCATTCAACTTTTATCCAGCTTATCGGTGCTTCACCAGCAAGGATGGATATTCGGCGATCTTAAACCTGACAATCTGATCGTAACCGGTCCGCCAGCAAGAATCCGCTGCATTGATGTAGGCGGCACGACAAAGGCAGGCCGGGCGATAAAAGAGTATACCGAGTTTTACGACAGAGGCTATTGGGGGTATGGAACGAGAAAAGCAGAGCCATCCTACGACCTGTTTGCTGTTGCCATGATTATGGTCAACAGCGTGCATAAAAAAGAATTCAAGAAGTCAAATCAGCCTAAGGAACAGCTTAGATCTCTAATCGAAGGACACCCGCTGCTGAAAAAGTATAAAAAAGTGCTTATTTCAGCATTGAACGGGGCTTATCAATCCGCAGATGAAATGAAGAAAGATATGCTCGACACTGGGCAAAGGACAGTGCAGGGAAAACAAGCTGCTAAAGCACCGGCGCAGCCTGCCATAAGACAAAGGCAGCAAAAAACGCGCCAAGGGAAAGTAACGAAGACACGATACACCCCAAAACAGAAGGCCGCTAAGTCGGGGGGATTATTTGAAACAACGCTTATCGTGATCAGCGTTTTAGCACTTTATTTCGCCTACATTATCTTTTTCTTAATCTGA
- the spoIIE gene encoding stage II sporulation protein E, with product MEKAERRVNGPMAGQALEKLQSFFNRGAKLVTHHLHSLFFYKGFIYVVIGFLLGRAFILSEVLPFALPFFGAMLLIRRDKALYAVLAVLAGALTISPKHSLLILAALLAFFVCSKVAAFITDDRVKALPIVVFFSMAIARAGFVYAQSGVFTTYDYVMAVVEAGLSFILTLIFLQSLPVFTVKKVKQSLKIEEIICFMILIASVLTGLAGLSYQGMQAEHILARYVVLSFSFIGGASIGCTVGVVTGLILGLANIGNLYQMSLLAFSGLLGGLLKEGKKAGAAVGLIVGSLLISLYGEGSAGLMTTLYESLIAVGLFLLTPQSITKKVARYIPGTVEHLQEQQQYARKIRDVTAQKVDQFSNVFHALSESFATFYQTSEEQTDDSEVDLFLSKITEHSCQTCYKKNRCWVQNFDKTYDLMKQVMLETEEKEYASNRRLKKEFHQHCSKSKQVEELIEDELAHHHAHLTLKKKVQDSRRLVAEQLLGVSEVMADFSREIKREREQHFLQEEQIIEALQHFGIEIQHVEIYSLEQGNIDIEMTIPFSGHGESEKIIAPMLSDILEEQILVKAEQHSPHPNGYSHVAFGSTKSYRVSTGAAHAAKGGGLVSGDSYSMIELGARKYAAAISDGMGNGARAHFESNETIKLLEKILESGIDEKIAIKTINSILSLRTTDEIYSTLDLSIIDLQDASCKFLKVGSTPSFIKRGDQVMKVQASNLPIGIINEFDVEVVSEQLKAGDLLIMMSDGIFEGPKHVENHDLWMKRKMKDLKTDDPQEIADLLMEEVIRTRSGQIEDDMTVVVVRIDHNTPKWASIPVPAIFQNKQEIS from the coding sequence ATGGAAAAAGCAGAAAGAAGAGTGAACGGGCCAATGGCGGGACAAGCTTTGGAAAAACTCCAATCGTTTTTTAACAGGGGCGCGAAGCTGGTGACTCATCATTTGCATTCACTGTTTTTCTACAAAGGATTCATTTATGTCGTCATCGGATTTTTGCTTGGACGGGCTTTCATATTATCCGAGGTGCTTCCTTTCGCACTTCCTTTCTTTGGGGCAATGCTTCTGATCAGAAGAGATAAGGCGCTTTATGCAGTGCTGGCTGTACTTGCGGGTGCGCTAACCATTTCTCCAAAGCACTCATTGCTCATATTAGCGGCATTACTGGCATTCTTCGTATGTTCTAAAGTGGCCGCCTTCATCACCGATGATCGTGTGAAAGCACTTCCGATTGTTGTGTTTTTCTCCATGGCTATAGCAAGAGCCGGGTTTGTTTACGCCCAAAGTGGCGTGTTTACAACTTATGATTATGTAATGGCTGTCGTTGAAGCTGGACTATCCTTTATTTTGACGCTGATTTTCCTTCAGAGCCTTCCGGTTTTTACCGTAAAAAAAGTGAAACAGTCATTGAAGATAGAAGAAATCATTTGTTTTATGATCCTTATCGCTTCTGTTTTGACGGGGCTTGCCGGCTTGTCCTATCAAGGGATGCAGGCAGAACATATATTGGCTCGTTATGTTGTATTGAGTTTCTCCTTTATTGGCGGTGCAAGCATTGGCTGTACCGTTGGTGTCGTGACCGGCCTGATCCTTGGTTTGGCGAATATCGGAAATCTCTATCAAATGAGCCTGCTTGCTTTTTCCGGTTTATTAGGCGGTTTGCTGAAGGAAGGAAAAAAAGCGGGCGCAGCAGTCGGTCTGATCGTTGGATCTCTTCTTATTTCTTTATATGGTGAAGGTTCCGCTGGTCTAATGACGACGCTTTATGAGTCATTAATCGCAGTCGGCCTGTTTTTGCTTACACCTCAATCGATTACAAAGAAGGTGGCGAGATATATTCCGGGAACGGTGGAGCATCTTCAAGAGCAGCAGCAATATGCCAGGAAAATCAGAGATGTCACGGCTCAAAAGGTAGACCAGTTCTCCAATGTATTCCACGCGCTGTCTGAAAGCTTTGCAACCTTTTACCAAACATCAGAAGAACAGACAGATGACAGCGAAGTTGATTTGTTTTTAAGCAAGATCACAGAGCATTCCTGTCAGACGTGCTACAAGAAAAACAGGTGCTGGGTACAGAACTTTGATAAAACATATGACTTAATGAAACAAGTTATGCTTGAAACAGAAGAAAAAGAATATGCATCTAACCGAAGGCTTAAAAAAGAGTTTCATCAGCATTGCTCTAAATCAAAGCAGGTTGAAGAGCTGATTGAGGATGAACTCGCGCATCATCATGCCCATTTGACGCTGAAGAAAAAGGTACAGGACAGCAGGCGTCTTGTTGCTGAACAGCTTTTAGGTGTTTCTGAGGTCATGGCAGACTTTTCTCGGGAAATAAAAAGAGAGCGGGAACAGCACTTTCTGCAGGAAGAGCAAATCATAGAAGCGCTTCAGCATTTCGGAATCGAGATTCAACATGTGGAGATCTATAGTCTTGAACAAGGAAATATCGATATCGAAATGACGATTCCATTCAGCGGCCATGGAGAAAGTGAAAAAATCATTGCCCCTATGCTTTCCGACATTTTGGAAGAACAAATTCTTGTGAAAGCCGAACAGCACTCCCCGCACCCGAATGGATACAGCCATGTTGCCTTTGGATCAACAAAATCATATAGGGTATCTACAGGTGCCGCTCACGCTGCGAAAGGCGGCGGCCTTGTCTCCGGCGACAGCTACAGCATGATAGAGCTTGGAGCCAGAAAATATGCAGCGGCCATCAGTGACGGGATGGGCAATGGTGCAAGGGCGCATTTCGAAAGCAATGAAACGATCAAGCTTCTTGAAAAAATCCTTGAATCCGGCATTGATGAAAAAATAGCAATTAAAACAATCAACAGCATATTGTCCCTGAGGACAACTGACGAGATTTATTCCACGCTTGACCTATCTATTATCGATCTTCAAGATGCCAGCTGCAAATTTTTGAAGGTCGGATCGACGCCTAGTTTTATCAAAAGGGGTGATCAGGTAATGAAAGTTCAAGCGAGCAATCTGCCAATCGGCATTATTAATGAATTCGATGTGGAGGTTGTGAGTGAGCAGCTGAAAGCGGGTGACCTCTTGATCATGATGAGTGATGGTATTTTTGAGGGGCCAAAACATGTAGAAAATCATGATTTATGGATGAAACGCAAAATGAAGGATTTAAAAACAGATGACCCGCAGGAGATTGCTGATTTGCTTATGGAGGAAGTCATTCGCACGAGATCCGGCCAGATCGAGGACGATATGACGGTGGTTGTCGTCCGGATTGACCACAATACACCAAAGTGGGCATCGATTCCTGTTCCGGCCATCTTTCAAAACAAACAAGAAATTTCATAA
- a CDS encoding type III pantothenate kinase has translation MLLVIDVGNTNTVLGVYHDGKLEYHWRIETSRHKTEDEFGMILRSLFEHSGLMFEQIDGIIISSVVPPIMFALERMCTKYFHIEPQIVGPGMKTGLNIKYDNPKEVGADRIVNAVAAIHLYGNPLIVVDFGTATTYCYIDENKQYMGGAIAPGITISTEALYSRAAKLPRIEITRPDNIIGKNTVSAMQSGILFGYVGQVEGIVKRMKWQAKQEPKVIATGGLASLIANESDCIDIVDPFLTLKGLELIYERNRVGSV, from the coding sequence TTGTTACTGGTTATCGATGTGGGGAACACCAATACTGTACTTGGTGTATATCATGATGGGAAATTAGAATATCACTGGCGTATAGAGACAAGCAGGCATAAAACAGAAGATGAGTTTGGAATGATTTTACGCTCTTTATTTGAGCATTCCGGGCTTATGTTTGAACAGATAGATGGCATTATTATTTCATCTGTTGTGCCGCCAATTATGTTTGCGTTAGAAAGAATGTGCACAAAATACTTTCATATCGAGCCGCAAATTGTCGGACCGGGTATGAAAACAGGTTTGAATATAAAATATGACAATCCTAAAGAAGTGGGAGCAGACAGAATCGTAAATGCAGTTGCTGCGATACATCTATACGGCAATCCGTTAATTGTCGTTGATTTTGGAACTGCCACAACGTATTGCTATATTGATGAAAACAAACAATATATGGGCGGAGCAATTGCTCCTGGGATTACGATTTCAACAGAGGCGCTTTATTCGCGTGCGGCAAAGCTTCCTCGTATCGAAATCACCCGGCCTGACAATATTATTGGAAAAAACACGGTTAGCGCGATGCAATCTGGAATTTTATTTGGCTATGTCGGACAAGTAGAAGGAATTGTAAAGCGAATGAAATGGCAGGCAAAACAGGAACCAAAGGTCATTGCGACCGGAGGCCTTGCGTCGCTCATTGCAAATGAATCAGATTGCATAGATATCGTAGATCCATTCTTGACTTTAAAAGGGCTGGAATTGATTTATGAACGAAACCGCGTAGGAAGTGTATAG
- the hslO gene encoding redox-regulated molecular chaperone HslO: MDYLIKALAYDGKVRAYAARTTDMVNEGQKRHGTWPTASAALGRTMTASLMLGAMLKGEDKLTVKIEGGGPIGAIVADANAKGEVRAYVSNPQVHFDLNEQGKLDVRRAVGTSGTLSVVKDLGLREFFTGQTEIVSGELGDDFTYYLVSSEQVPSSVGVGVLVNPDNTILAAGGFIIQLMPGTDDETITKIEERLSQVEPISKLIQKGLTPEEILEEVLGEKPEILETMPVQFHCSCSKERFETAILGLGKKEIQDMIEEDGQAEAVCHFCNEKYLFTKEELEGLRDQTTR, encoded by the coding sequence ATGGATTATTTAATAAAAGCACTTGCGTATGACGGAAAAGTGCGCGCTTATGCAGCGAGAACAACTGATATGGTAAACGAAGGACAAAAACGACATGGCACGTGGCCGACAGCATCCGCCGCACTGGGCCGTACAATGACAGCTTCGCTTATGCTCGGCGCTATGCTGAAGGGCGAAGATAAGCTGACAGTGAAAATCGAGGGCGGAGGCCCGATCGGTGCTATTGTAGCTGATGCTAACGCAAAAGGAGAAGTCAGAGCATACGTCTCTAACCCGCAAGTTCATTTTGATTTAAATGAACAAGGCAAGCTTGATGTCAGACGTGCGGTTGGAACAAGCGGAACGTTAAGTGTCGTAAAAGATTTAGGATTGCGCGAGTTCTTTACAGGACAAACAGAAATTGTTTCAGGAGAATTGGGAGATGATTTCACCTACTATCTTGTGTCATCTGAGCAGGTTCCTTCATCGGTAGGCGTCGGTGTGCTCGTGAATCCTGATAATACCATTCTTGCGGCGGGCGGCTTTATTATTCAGCTTATGCCGGGAACAGATGATGAAACCATCACAAAAATTGAAGAACGTCTATCCCAAGTAGAGCCGATTTCAAAGCTCATCCAAAAAGGACTGACACCAGAAGAAATTTTAGAAGAAGTTCTAGGCGAGAAGCCTGAGATTTTGGAAACGATGCCTGTTCAATTCCATTGTTCTTGTTCAAAAGAACGTTTTGAAACAGCCATTTTAGGGCTAGGCAAAAAAGAAATACAAGATATGATAGAAGAAGATGGACAAGCCGAAGCAGTATGCCATTTTTGTAATGAAAAGTACTTATTTACAAAAGAAGAGCTGGAAGGGCTTCGTGACCAAACTACCCGCTAA
- the hpt gene encoding hypoxanthine phosphoribosyltransferase has translation MMKHDIEKVLISEEEIQEKVKELGAELTSEYQDTFPLAIGVLKGALPFMADLIKHIDTYLEMDFMDVSSYGNSTVSSGEVKIIKDLDTSVEGRDILIIEDIIDSGLTLSYLVELFRYRKAKSIKIVTLLDKPSGRKADIKADFVGFEVPDAFVVGYGLDYAERYRNLPYIGVLKPAVYES, from the coding sequence ATGATGAAACATGATATCGAGAAAGTACTGATCTCTGAGGAAGAGATACAAGAGAAAGTAAAAGAGTTAGGCGCAGAACTAACAAGCGAGTATCAAGATACATTTCCGTTGGCAATCGGCGTGTTAAAAGGAGCGCTTCCTTTTATGGCGGATCTTATCAAACATATTGATACATATTTGGAAATGGATTTCATGGATGTATCAAGCTACGGAAACTCCACGGTTTCTTCTGGAGAAGTAAAAATCATCAAAGATTTGGATACATCTGTAGAGGGCCGGGACATCTTAATTATTGAAGATATCATCGACAGTGGGTTAACCTTAAGTTATCTAGTAGAGCTCTTCCGATACCGTAAAGCAAAATCAATTAAGATTGTTACCCTTTTGGATAAACCGAGCGGAAGAAAAGCGGACATTAAAGCAGACTTTGTAGGCTTTGAAGTTCCTGACGCGTTTGTAGTGGGTTACGGACTTGATTATGCTGAGCGCTATCGCAATCTGCCTTATATCGGAGTGTTAAAACCGGCAGTTTATGAAAGCTGA
- a CDS encoding VWA domain-containing protein, giving the protein MNNGHLNQILLITDGCSNHGEDPLAMAAYAKEQGITVNVIGIMEENQIDPEAMKEVEGIALAGGGVHQVVYASQLSQTVQMVTKKAMTQTLQGVVNQELKQILGKNVEMEELSPEKRGEVMEVVDELGETVHLQVLVLVDTSASMAPKLPTVKEALIDLSVSLNSRIGNNEFAMCIFPGKKQEVELVLNWTPKLQSLSTLFAKLSTGGITPTGPAIREATKQFEKIRSRRSMLADDERRFNEFGM; this is encoded by the coding sequence GTGAACAACGGACATTTAAATCAAATCTTGTTGATAACGGATGGCTGCTCGAATCATGGGGAAGACCCGCTAGCAATGGCTGCTTATGCTAAGGAGCAGGGGATTACGGTAAATGTGATAGGTATAATGGAAGAAAATCAAATTGACCCAGAGGCAATGAAGGAAGTTGAAGGAATTGCGCTTGCCGGGGGCGGCGTGCATCAAGTCGTTTATGCGTCCCAGCTTTCACAAACTGTGCAAATGGTAACAAAAAAAGCGATGACGCAAACCTTGCAAGGTGTAGTCAATCAAGAGCTGAAACAAATCCTTGGAAAGAATGTGGAGATGGAGGAGCTTTCACCGGAAAAACGCGGCGAAGTGATGGAAGTGGTGGACGAGCTTGGAGAAACGGTGCATCTTCAGGTGTTGGTTCTTGTCGATACAAGCGCGAGTATGGCGCCTAAGCTTCCAACTGTAAAAGAGGCATTGATTGATTTGTCTGTCAGTCTCAATTCCCGAATCGGGAATAACGAATTTGCGATGTGTATATTTCCCGGGAAAAAACAAGAGGTCGAGCTTGTGCTAAACTGGACACCGAAGCTGCAATCTCTTTCCACTCTCTTTGCAAAGTTGTCGACAGGCGGCATCACGCCTACAGGCCCAGCGATACGCGAAGCGACAAAGCAGTTTGAAAAAATCCGCTCAAGAAGGAGCATGCTGGCAGATGATGAACGACGCTTTAACGAGTTTGGCATGTAG
- the tilS gene encoding tRNA lysidine(34) synthetase TilS gives MKSVKDFFHKHNLELKGATIIVGVSGGPDSIALLHALHTLCGRSANIIAAHVDHRFRGPESEEDMRFVQAYCKAEQLACETAQIHVTAYAQEKGLNKQAAARDCRYQFFEDVMSKHQADYLALAHHGDDQVETMLMRLAKGTLGAGLAGIQPVRRFGTGRIIRPFLPITKEEILHYCHQNGLSYRTDESNAKDDYTRNRFRKTVLPFLKQESPDVHKRFQKVSEALTEDEHFLQSLTKEEMNKVITSQSNTSVEINSSQLLALPMPLQRRGVQLILNYLYENVPYSFSAHHIQQFLEWAEKGGPSGVLNFPKGLKVVKSYQTCLFTFEQWQCKNVPFEYQISGAADETAVLPNGFLIEAKRYAESPEEHGNAVFITSEKMVSFPLTIRTRKAGDRIKLKGMNGSRKVKDIFIDKKLPLRERDNWPIVTDASGEIIWIPGLKKSIFEDLVIPNSDRIVLQYRQHEKCRGQAKS, from the coding sequence GTGAAAAGTGTCAAAGATTTTTTTCATAAACACAATCTTGAGTTAAAAGGGGCGACAATCATTGTAGGCGTTTCCGGTGGTCCGGATTCAATAGCTCTTCTTCACGCGTTGCATACGTTATGCGGACGTTCAGCAAATATCATTGCGGCTCATGTCGACCATCGGTTCAGGGGCCCGGAATCCGAGGAGGACATGCGTTTTGTCCAAGCTTATTGCAAGGCTGAGCAGCTCGCGTGCGAAACGGCTCAGATTCATGTAACTGCATATGCGCAGGAAAAAGGTCTCAATAAGCAGGCCGCCGCACGTGATTGCCGCTACCAGTTCTTTGAGGACGTCATGTCGAAGCATCAAGCGGACTATCTGGCGCTTGCGCATCATGGTGATGACCAGGTTGAAACGATGCTTATGAGACTTGCTAAGGGCACACTTGGAGCGGGACTTGCAGGAATTCAGCCCGTCAGACGTTTTGGGACGGGACGGATCATTAGGCCGTTCTTACCCATTACAAAGGAAGAGATCCTTCACTACTGCCATCAAAACGGCTTGAGCTACCGGACGGATGAAAGCAACGCCAAAGATGACTACACAAGAAACAGATTTAGAAAAACAGTGCTCCCGTTTCTGAAACAGGAGTCGCCGGATGTGCATAAAAGGTTTCAGAAAGTAAGTGAAGCACTGACGGAAGATGAGCATTTCTTACAGTCATTAACGAAAGAAGAAATGAATAAAGTAATCACAAGCCAGTCTAATACATCAGTTGAAATTAATTCCTCTCAATTGCTTGCCCTCCCGATGCCTTTACAAAGAAGAGGAGTTCAACTAATATTAAACTATCTTTATGAAAACGTTCCATACTCCTTTTCAGCTCATCACATTCAGCAGTTTCTCGAATGGGCGGAAAAGGGCGGTCCTTCAGGAGTATTGAACTTTCCGAAAGGGCTGAAGGTGGTCAAATCATATCAGACATGTTTGTTTACATTTGAACAATGGCAGTGCAAAAATGTTCCCTTTGAATACCAAATAAGCGGAGCTGCTGATGAAACGGCAGTGCTCCCCAATGGATTTCTGATAGAGGCAAAGCGATATGCGGAATCGCCTGAAGAACATGGGAATGCTGTTTTTATTACAAGTGAAAAAATGGTGAGTTTTCCCTTGACGATTCGGACAAGAAAAGCTGGAGACCGGATCAAACTAAAAGGGATGAACGGCTCGAGAAAGGTAAAGGATATATTTATTGATAAGAAATTGCCTCTCAGGGAAAGAGACAACTGGCCGATTGTGACAGACGCAAGCGGTGAAATTATCTGGATACCGGGCTTGAAAAAATCAATTTTTGAAGATCTTGTGATTCCAAATAGCGACCGCATTGTATTACAATATAGACAGCATGAAAAGTGTAGGGGGCAAGCAAAATCATGA
- the ftsH gene encoding ATP-dependent zinc metalloprotease FtsH produces MNRVFRNTIFYLLILLVVIGVVSYFQTSNPKTENMSYSTFIKNLDDGKVDSVSVQPVRGVYEVKGQLKNYDKDQYFLTHVPEGKGADQIFNALKKTDVKVEPAQETSGWVTFLTTIIPFVIIFILFFFLLNQAQGGGSRVMNFGKSKAKLYTEEKKRVKFKDVAGADEEKQELVEVVDFLKDPRKFAELGARIPKGVLLVGPPGTGKTLLAKACAGEAGVPFFSISGSDFVEMFVGVGASRVRDLFENAKKNAPCLIFIDEIDAVGRQRGAGLGGGHDEREQTLNQLLVEMDGFSANEGIIIIAATNRADILDPALLRPGRFDRQITVDRPDVIGREAVLKVHARNKPLDETVNLKSIAMRTPGFSGADLENLLNEAALVAARQNKKKIDARDIDEATDRVIAGPAKKSRVISKKERNIVAYHEGGHTVIGLVLDEADMVHKVTIVPRGQAGGYAVMLPREDRYFQTKPELLDKIVGLLGGRVAEEIIFGEVSTGAHNDFQRATNIARRMVTEFGMSEKLGPLQFGQSQGGQVFLGRDFNNEQNYSDQIAYEIDQEIQRIIKECYERAKQILTENRDKLELIAQTLLKVETLDAEQIKHLVDHGSLPERNFSDEEKNDDVKVNILTKTEEKKDDTTE; encoded by the coding sequence ATGAATCGGGTCTTCCGTAATACCATTTTTTATTTACTTATTTTATTAGTAGTAATCGGGGTTGTGAGCTACTTCCAGACCTCAAATCCGAAAACAGAAAATATGTCGTACAGTACGTTTATCAAAAACCTGGATGACGGGAAAGTTGATAGCGTATCGGTTCAGCCTGTCAGAGGTGTTTATGAGGTAAAAGGGCAGCTGAAAAACTACGACAAAGATCAATACTTCTTGACTCATGTTCCTGAAGGAAAGGGAGCAGACCAGATATTTAATGCTTTGAAAAAGACAGACGTAAAGGTTGAGCCCGCTCAAGAAACAAGCGGTTGGGTGACGTTCTTGACGACCATCATCCCGTTTGTCATTATCTTTATTCTGTTTTTCTTCCTGCTCAATCAGGCTCAAGGCGGCGGCAGCCGTGTCATGAACTTTGGGAAGAGCAAGGCGAAGCTGTATACAGAGGAAAAGAAACGCGTCAAATTTAAAGACGTTGCAGGGGCTGACGAAGAAAAACAAGAACTCGTTGAAGTTGTTGACTTTCTGAAAGATCCCCGCAAGTTTGCCGAACTTGGCGCAAGAATACCAAAAGGCGTGCTGTTAGTCGGACCTCCGGGTACCGGTAAAACATTGCTTGCCAAAGCTTGTGCGGGTGAAGCTGGCGTACCTTTCTTCAGCATCAGCGGATCTGATTTCGTTGAAATGTTTGTAGGTGTCGGTGCTTCCCGTGTGCGTGACTTGTTTGAAAATGCGAAAAAGAATGCGCCTTGTTTGATTTTCATTGATGAGATTGACGCAGTCGGACGCCAGCGTGGAGCGGGTCTCGGCGGCGGACACGATGAACGTGAACAGACGCTAAACCAATTGCTTGTTGAAATGGACGGATTCAGCGCCAATGAAGGAATCATCATCATTGCTGCGACGAACCGTGCGGACATCTTGGACCCAGCCTTACTTCGTCCGGGACGTTTTGACCGTCAAATCACAGTGGACCGCCCAGATGTCATTGGCCGTGAAGCTGTATTGAAAGTCCATGCGAGAAATAAACCGCTGGACGAAACGGTTAACTTGAAATCAATCGCCATGAGAACACCTGGATTCTCAGGCGCTGACTTAGAAAATCTTTTGAATGAAGCTGCTCTTGTGGCGGCTCGTCAAAACAAGAAAAAAATCGATGCGCGTGATATTGACGAAGCGACGGACCGCGTAATTGCCGGACCTGCTAAGAAAAGCCGCGTCATCTCCAAAAAAGAACGCAATATCGTGGCTTATCACGAAGGCGGACACACCGTGATCGGACTCGTTTTAGATGAGGCTGATATGGTTCATAAAGTAACGATTGTTCCTCGGGGCCAGGCTGGCGGTTATGCTGTTATGCTTCCAAGAGAAGACCGTTACTTCCAGACAAAGCCGGAGCTGCTTGATAAAATTGTCGGCCTCTTGGGCGGGCGTGTCGCTGAAGAAATCATCTTCGGTGAAGTCAGCACAGGGGCGCACAATGACTTCCAGCGTGCGACGAATATTGCAAGACGAATGGTTACAGAATTCGGTATGTCAGAAAAACTGGGTCCGTTGCAATTTGGACAGTCTCAGGGCGGCCAAGTATTCTTAGGCCGTGATTTCAACAACGAACAGAACTACAGTGATCAAATCGCTTACGAAATTGACCAGGAAATTCAGCGTATCATTAAAGAATGTTATGAGCGCGCGAAACAAATCCTGACTGAAAATCGTGACAAGCTTGAATTGATTGCTCAAACGCTTCTGAAAGTTGAAACACTGGATGCTGAACAAATCAAACATCTTGTCGATCATGGATCGTTACCTGAACGCAATTTCTCTGATGAAGAGAAGAACGATGACGTGAAAGTAAACATTCTGACAAAAACAGAAGAAAAGAAAGACGATACAACAGAGTAA
- a CDS encoding peptidyl-prolyl cis-trans isomerase produces the protein MKSRTMWTVILGALLVCCIAVAYTLTKSQAGASPSGESIATVGSKSVTRQEWLKEMEDQYGKSTLEDMINARVVEQLAKKNNLKVSKNEIDREFLLIKAVNNSFYEDERTTEKEWKDQIRYNILLEELLTKDIDISNKEMKSFYNKNKELYQFDDSYRIRHIVVKDEEEAREVLKELKGGSSFEAVAAERSADRYTSPYGGDLGFVTEASANIPSAYIEEAKTIKEDEWSDEPIKVSNGYAVIQLKEKLKARTFSYDEVKDQIRRQIAMDQLGDKATVKTLWKEADVSWFYGEKSTK, from the coding sequence TTGAAATCAAGAACAATGTGGACCGTTATTTTAGGGGCGCTGTTGGTTTGCTGTATTGCCGTTGCATATACGCTGACGAAATCCCAAGCCGGCGCATCGCCATCCGGGGAGTCTATTGCGACTGTCGGAAGCAAAAGCGTGACGAGACAAGAGTGGCTGAAAGAAATGGAAGATCAATATGGAAAGTCGACACTTGAAGATATGATCAATGCCCGAGTCGTTGAGCAGCTCGCCAAAAAGAACAATCTCAAAGTGTCTAAAAACGAAATTGATCGTGAGTTTTTGTTGATTAAGGCGGTTAACAATTCTTTTTACGAAGACGAACGTACAACAGAAAAAGAGTGGAAAGACCAAATTCGTTATAATATTCTCCTTGAGGAACTGTTAACAAAGGATATTGATATTTCTAATAAAGAAATGAAATCATTCTACAATAAAAATAAAGAGCTGTATCAGTTTGATGATTCGTATCGAATTCGTCACATTGTGGTAAAAGATGAAGAAGAAGCGAGAGAAGTCCTGAAAGAGCTGAAAGGCGGCTCAAGCTTTGAAGCTGTAGCGGCGGAAAGGTCTGCAGACAGATACACATCACCATACGGCGGAGATTTAGGCTTTGTCACAGAAGCATCAGCCAACATTCCGTCAGCATACATTGAAGAAGCAAAAACAATTAAAGAGGATGAATGGTCTGACGAACCGATAAAGGTAAGTAACGGATACGCCGTTATTCAGCTGAAAGAAAAACTAAAGGCGAGAACATTCTCATATGATGAAGTGAAGGATCAGATCAGACGGCAAATCGCAATGGATCAGTTAGGTGATAAAGCGACAGTCAAAACGCTTTGGAAAGAAGCCGATGTATCTTGGTTTTATGGGGAAAAAAGTACTAAGTGA